The bacterium sequence GAGGCGCCGCTCGGACGGGGCGGCGAGGCGACGGTCTTCGAGGGCCGCGACACGGCCGACGGCCGCCGCGTCGTCCTCAAGTTTCTCGAGCCGTCGCAGCTCGGCGACGTCGCCGCGTTTGAACGGATGCGGCGCGAGGTGGCGATCGGCCGAAGCCTG is a genomic window containing:
- a CDS encoding protein kinase yields the protein MPEPGEQVGHYRIEAPLGRGGEATVFEGRDTADGRRVVLKFLEPSQLGDVAAFERMRREVAIGRSLDHPGVPRLLEAHEDARPPYLVLAYTPGRSLREILQNEG